In the Wyeomyia smithii strain HCP4-BCI-WySm-NY-G18 chromosome 2, ASM2978416v1, whole genome shotgun sequence genome, one interval contains:
- the LOC129722784 gene encoding flavin reductase (NADPH) — protein sequence MQKIVIFGGTGMTGQCAVQHALLKGLRVRLMVRSEATLPDTFKGRLEIVSGDVVNLNDVANAIKGQDLVCVALGTRNDLQPTTVLSTGMQNIVDAMKAEGMKKVSVCLSSFLFFEPDKVPKMFTNLNAEHKKMLDIIKASGLEYRAVFPPHIADEPASEYVTAFDKSPGLTRSISKLDLGKFLIESLFDDQYTGKQIGICTKPSC from the coding sequence atgcagaaaattgtaatattCGGAGGTACCGGCATGACCGGACAGTGTGCCGTTCAACATGCCCTACTTAAAGGTCTTCGGGTACGTTTGATGGTACGTAGTGAGGCTACCCTGCCGGACACATTCAAGGGCCGACTAGAAATAGTATCGGGAGATGTTGTGAATCTGAATGATGTGGCCAATGCTATCAAGGGCCAAGACCTTGTGTGCGTTGCTTTAGGAACTCGAAATGATCTGCAACCGACGACTGTATTGTCTACTGGAATGCAAAATATTGTCGATGCCATGAAAGCAGAAGGTATGAAAAAGGTTTCCGTTTGTCTATCATCATTCCTGTTCTTCGAACCGGACAAAGTTCCAAAAATGTTTACCAATCTGAACGCCGAACACAAGAAAATGTTGGATATCATCAAGGCATCTGGTTTAGAATATCGTGCCGTCTTCCCACCGCACATCGCCGACGAACCTGCCAGCGAGTACGTAACAGCATTTGATAAATCTCCTGGATTAACGCGTTCGATTTCCAAGCTCGATCTAGGAAAATTTTTAATCGAATCTTTATTTGACGACCAATACACTGGCAAGCAAATTGGAATATGTACGAAACCTAGCTGTTGA